From Pelagibacterium flavum:
ATCAGCGTCCACCGTCATTACCGGGATATCGGGGGCGATCTCCCGCAGACGGTTGGCCATGGCGGGCGCGTTGGACGGGGAAATGGCAATGGCATCCACGCCCCGCGTGATCAGGTCATCCACGAGCTGGACCTGGCCGGCCTCATCGGCGCTTGACGCCGGGCCGGTGTATAGGCACTCAAAATCAGAGTCCGGATTGTTGGCTCCCCAATCCTGACACCCCAGGTTGATCTGCTCGAAAAATGGATTATCCAGCCCCTTGACCACGATGGCCAGGGTTCTTTTGTCCTGGGCAAGCGCCCCAGGGGCGACTAGCGCGAGTGTAACGGCAATAGCCGAAATTTGACGTACGTACCTCAACTTGAATCATCCTCCCAGTGTTGTACCCAGCCGCGCCCAATCCTTGGGACAATGGCCAGGATGAATTGCCGCTTTCGGGGTGTCCGTGCGCGGCAAAATGGTCCAATCGGCCCGGCTTCGCATTATCGCGCATTATTAGCGATCTTGAGCGGGTACGATTGATTATATAATATGCTAATATTATCGTTCTGCCTCTGATCGTCAAGCCCAATATTCGACATCGGGGGCCGAAAGGTATGTAGCTCTCCGCGCTGTGGCAGTGATAACGTGTGGTTGGTAGGGTCGCAGCGAGTTGAGTTCGGCCCGGCACCTGCAGGGCTGATTACGAGGGGCAAAAATGAGCGCACTCAGACTTGATAATATTAGTAAAAACTTTGGCGCAATTCACGCATTGGACAATGTATCTCTGGCCATTGAGCCAGGAGAGGTGGTTGGGCTGATGGGAGACAACGGCGCGGGGAAATCTACACTCGTTAAAGTCATTGCAGGAAACTTCGCACCCACATCAGGTCAGATCTTTATTTCCAATAAGCCTGCTGAATTTCACAAGCCGCTTGACGCGCAGCGGGCGGGAATCGAAGTCGTGTACCAGGACCTCGCGATCTGCAACAATCTCTCGGCCGCCTCCAATGTGTTTCTTGGCCGTGAGATGACCAAGCCGTTCGGGCCAATCCGCATCGTGGACTATGCCGGGATGCGCGCAAAATCAGCGCAGCTTTTCGAACGCATCAAATCGGAAACCCGGCCACGGGACCTGGTCCGGCGCATGTCGGGAGGACAACGTCAGGCCGTCGCGATTGCACGTACCCTGCTTTATGACGCCCGGATCGTGCTGATGGACGAGCCAACCGCCGCAATTTCGGTCCGCCAGGTTGCCGAAGTCCTCAAGCTCATCCGCTACCTCAGCGACCAGGGCATTGCAGTGGTTTTGATCAGCCACCGCATGCCGGACGTTTTCGAGGTCGCCGACAAGATTGCGGTGCTGCGCCGCGGGCGCCTGGTCGCAAGCAAGAAGGCGAGCGAATCTTCGCCCGAGGAAGTAACCGGGCTGATCACCGGCGCCATCGAGGCAGCCTGAACCAAGAGCTAAAATTCCGCTCCCAATTCCGCTGTTGCAAAAGACAGTCGTGGAGCGATCCGGGGAGAAAATATGTCCAATAGCAACGCTATCCACCAGGTGATTGATCGCTCCGAGCATAAGGACGCGCTCACGCGTCTTGCCAGCCACCAAACCTTCTGGGTGTTCATCGCCGCCCTCCTGGCGTGTCTCGCACTCACGATATTTACCGACACGTTCGCGACCGAACGCAACATCTTCAACGTCACCCGCAACTTCGCGTTCGTGGGAATTATCGCGCTCGGCATGACCGCGGTAATTGCCTCTGGCGGGATCGATCTTTCAGTCGGCTCCACGGTTGCGCTTTCGGCAATGGCGGTGGCCGTTCTGATGTCGTCCGGCTTGCCGATTTGGGTTGGCATCCCGGCAGCCCTGCTGGTGGCAGCGCTCGTGGGCATGGTCAACGGTGCGCTCATTGCCTATGCCGGCATGCCCCCCTTCGTTGTGACATTAGGCATGCTCTCAGTGGCGCGTTCACTGGCGATGGTGCTGTCCAACAACAAGATGATTTACGAATTTGGCCCCGACCACGCCCTGCTGTTGCAGCTCGGCGGCGGCGCCACCTATGGCATACCGAACCCTGTAATCGTGCTCGTTGTTCTAACAGCTCTTACCGCGTTTCTTTTTAGATGGACGCGCTGGGGCCAACATCTTTTCGCAATTGGCGGCAATGAACAGGCTGCCAAGCTGACAGGAATACCCGTCAAGCACCTTAAAA
This genomic window contains:
- a CDS encoding ATP-binding cassette domain-containing protein, whose protein sequence is MSALRLDNISKNFGAIHALDNVSLAIEPGEVVGLMGDNGAGKSTLVKVIAGNFAPTSGQIFISNKPAEFHKPLDAQRAGIEVVYQDLAICNNLSAASNVFLGREMTKPFGPIRIVDYAGMRAKSAQLFERIKSETRPRDLVRRMSGGQRQAVAIARTLLYDARIVLMDEPTAAISVRQVAEVLKLIRYLSDQGIAVVLISHRMPDVFEVADKIAVLRRGRLVASKKASESSPEEVTGLITGAIEAA
- a CDS encoding ABC transporter permease → MSNSNAIHQVIDRSEHKDALTRLASHQTFWVFIAALLACLALTIFTDTFATERNIFNVTRNFAFVGIIALGMTAVIASGGIDLSVGSTVALSAMAVAVLMSSGLPIWVGIPAALLVAALVGMVNGALIAYAGMPPFVVTLGMLSVARSLAMVLSNNKMIYEFGPDHALLLQLGGGATYGIPNPVIVLVVLTALTAFLFRWTRWGQHLFAIGGNEQAAKLTGIPVKHLKISVYVFAALMAGITGVLEVGWLGGVTTNLGQAMELTVIAAAVIGGANLAGGVGTAFGAVVGALLIEVIRNSLILLGISTFWQGAFVGTFIVIAVAFDRFRNFRSSE